In Streptomyces sp. NBC_01439, the following are encoded in one genomic region:
- a CDS encoding LLM class flavin-dependent oxidoreductase, with protein MTKLRLSVLDQTPVGEDHTPDRALRASVDLARAAERLGYTRYWVAEHHDSPGFASSAPEILAGTLLARTSRMRIGTGGVLLPRYDPAKVAEVFGVLASLHPGRVDLGIGRAGGPARDFPQRLARLRALLGEGGVVPHAPVPPQMWLLGAGRESARLAGLLGTEFAFGHFFSPAGGQEAFEDYRAQFRTSTGDRPGGALAVRVVTADSAGRAEELAQSLLLWRARKDLGEDGPLPSYETTRRHRWTGAELERAKVHRTALVSGAPEQVSAALTALAGSHGVDELIVNTLTCDPADRQRSYELLSETFALPAPEAQPVAPVGAAGLSLRG; from the coding sequence ATGACGAAGCTGCGACTGTCCGTACTCGACCAGACCCCGGTCGGCGAGGACCACACCCCGGACCGGGCACTGCGCGCTTCCGTGGATCTCGCCCGCGCCGCCGAACGCCTCGGCTACACCCGTTACTGGGTCGCCGAACACCACGACTCTCCCGGCTTCGCGAGCAGCGCGCCGGAGATCCTCGCGGGCACCCTGCTCGCCCGCACCTCGCGGATGCGGATCGGGACCGGCGGAGTGCTGCTGCCCCGCTACGACCCGGCGAAGGTGGCCGAGGTGTTCGGCGTACTGGCCTCCCTCCACCCGGGACGGGTCGACCTCGGCATCGGCCGGGCCGGCGGCCCCGCCCGCGACTTCCCGCAGCGGCTGGCCCGGCTGCGCGCACTACTGGGCGAGGGCGGAGTCGTCCCGCACGCACCGGTCCCGCCGCAGATGTGGCTCCTGGGCGCCGGACGCGAGTCGGCGCGGCTGGCCGGGCTGCTGGGCACCGAGTTCGCGTTCGGGCACTTCTTCTCCCCGGCGGGCGGCCAGGAGGCCTTCGAGGACTACCGCGCCCAGTTCCGCACCTCCACGGGAGACCGGCCGGGCGGCGCGCTCGCGGTACGCGTGGTGACCGCGGACAGCGCCGGCCGCGCCGAGGAACTGGCCCAGAGCCTGCTGCTGTGGCGCGCCCGCAAGGACCTCGGCGAGGACGGCCCGCTGCCCTCCTACGAGACCACGCGCCGCCACCGCTGGACGGGCGCGGAACTGGAACGGGCCAAGGTGCACCGCACGGCCCTCGTCTCCGGGGCGCCGGAGCAGGTGTCCGCGGCACTGACGGCCCTCGCCGGGAGCCACGGCGTGGACGAGCTGATCGTCAACACCCTGACCTGCGACCCGGCGGACCGCCAACGCTCGTACGAGCTGCTGTCCGAGACCTTCGCCCTCCCGGCCCCCGAGGCGCAGCCAGTGGCCCCGGTGGGAGCCGCCGGCCTGTCCCTGCGGGGTTAG
- a CDS encoding GNAT family N-acetyltransferase, translating into MSSTTPSFPDRMELTGEGLVLRDWTAADLASMPELFDHPDIAYWTPIVSPFDDEAARNRLNRARELRTQGTALLLAITVDGGAPLGEVMLKRAPEGTELGYALGPAHRGRGLAARAVRVMAAYAFEQLGVERVILELEAENASSVGVATRAGFRLLDVPPITGEEKGRPYVLQTWGLDRPGSA; encoded by the coding sequence ATGAGCAGCACGACGCCGTCCTTTCCCGACCGGATGGAGCTGACGGGCGAGGGCCTGGTCCTGCGCGACTGGACGGCGGCGGACCTGGCGTCGATGCCCGAGCTCTTCGACCACCCCGACATCGCGTACTGGACGCCGATCGTCTCCCCCTTCGACGACGAGGCCGCCCGCAACCGCCTGAACCGGGCGAGGGAACTGCGCACGCAGGGCACCGCCCTCCTGCTGGCCATCACCGTCGACGGCGGCGCCCCGCTCGGCGAGGTGATGCTCAAGCGCGCACCCGAGGGGACGGAGCTCGGATACGCGCTCGGTCCGGCGCACCGAGGCCGGGGGCTGGCCGCCCGAGCCGTGCGGGTGATGGCCGCGTACGCCTTCGAGCAGTTGGGGGTGGAGCGGGTGATCCTGGAGCTGGAGGCCGAGAACGCCTCCAGCGTCGGCGTGGCCACCCGGGCCGGTTTCCGACTCCTCGACGTGCCGCCCATCACGGGCGAGGAGAAGGGCCGGCCCTACGTGCTCCAGACCTGGGGCCTCGACCGCCCCGGGTCGGCCTAA